The following are encoded together in the Streptomyces sp. NBC_01465 genome:
- a CDS encoding ROK family transcriptional regulator, with amino-acid sequence MNDRAALDLLLEHGPLSRTRIGKLTGLSKPTASQLLARLEAAGLVVATGTSEGRPGPNAQLYAVNSRAAYAAGLDVNPQRIRAAVADVTGRTVGTFKLETPGRRNVSAVRQVVDALDGAVKAAGLARDDLRRVVIGTPGAFDPSTGRLRYASHLPGWHSPTLLDELAAALPMPVEYENDVNLVAIAEQRLGAARGHEDFVLLWNEEGVGAAVVLGGRLHRGFTGGAGEVGFMPVPGVPLMRQVTKANAGGYQELAGAHVLVRLARELGIDDAGHGAYPDIAASLVERGAAAGSGPLRQLLETYATGLATGLASVVAVLDPQLVVLSGEVITAGGEPLRELVESELAELAASRPRLVLGDVQQHPVLQGALESALATTRDEVFDTSAR; translated from the coding sequence ATGAACGACCGCGCCGCGCTGGACCTGCTCCTTGAGCACGGGCCTTTGTCGCGGACCCGGATCGGCAAGCTCACCGGACTGTCGAAGCCGACCGCGTCGCAGCTGCTCGCGCGGCTCGAAGCCGCCGGGCTCGTCGTCGCCACCGGGACCAGCGAAGGCCGTCCCGGGCCCAACGCCCAGTTGTACGCGGTCAATTCGCGTGCAGCTTACGCCGCCGGGCTCGATGTGAACCCCCAGCGGATCAGGGCCGCCGTAGCCGATGTCACCGGCCGCACGGTCGGCACGTTCAAGCTGGAGACCCCGGGCCGGCGCAACGTCAGCGCCGTACGCCAGGTCGTCGACGCGCTCGACGGGGCCGTGAAGGCCGCCGGGCTCGCCCGCGACGACCTGCGGCGCGTCGTCATCGGCACCCCCGGCGCCTTCGACCCCAGCACCGGGCGCCTCCGTTACGCCTCCCACCTGCCCGGATGGCACTCCCCCACCCTCCTCGACGAGCTGGCCGCGGCCCTGCCCATGCCGGTCGAGTACGAGAACGACGTCAACCTCGTCGCCATCGCCGAGCAGCGCCTCGGCGCGGCCCGCGGTCACGAGGACTTCGTCCTCCTCTGGAACGAGGAGGGCGTCGGCGCCGCCGTCGTCCTGGGCGGCCGGCTGCACCGCGGTTTCACCGGGGGCGCCGGCGAGGTCGGGTTCATGCCCGTCCCCGGTGTGCCCCTGATGCGGCAGGTCACCAAGGCCAACGCCGGCGGGTACCAGGAGCTGGCCGGAGCCCACGTACTGGTGCGCCTGGCAAGGGAGTTGGGGATCGACGACGCCGGGCACGGCGCGTATCCCGACATCGCCGCCTCGCTCGTGGAGCGCGGTGCGGCCGCCGGCAGCGGTCCCCTGCGACAGCTCCTGGAGACGTACGCGACGGGGCTCGCCACCGGACTCGCCTCGGTCGTCGCCGTACTCGACCCCCAACTCGTCGTGCTCTCCGGTGAAGTGATCACCGCCGGAGGCGAACCCCTGCGCGAGCTGGTGGAGAGCGAGCTCGCCGAGCTCGCCGCCTCCAGGCCCCGGCTCGTGCTCGGCGACGTACAGCAGCATCCCGTTCTGCAAGGCGCGCTGGAGAGCGCGCTCGCCACCACCCGCGACGAGGTCTTCGACACCTCCGCCCGCTGA
- a CDS encoding CopG family transcriptional regulator, which yields MDDPTGKYSITMPRNIAEAARARSGPSGLSAYVAAAVARQIERDNLNELISVAEAEHGAITEEEIQSKRDQLHRARETQRQGGADAA from the coding sequence ATGGATGACCCTACCGGCAAGTACTCGATCACGATGCCCCGGAACATTGCCGAAGCCGCCCGCGCACGCAGCGGCCCGTCCGGACTGTCTGCGTATGTCGCCGCAGCCGTCGCCCGCCAAATCGAGCGGGACAATCTCAACGAGCTGATCTCGGTCGCAGAGGCCGAACACGGGGCCATCACCGAGGAAGAGATCCAGTCCAAGCGAGACCAGCTTCACCGCGCCCGCGAGACGCAGCGGCAGGGCGGAGCGGACGCCGCATGA
- a CDS encoding carbohydrate ABC transporter permease produces MAQQVIDTPRVTEQTDTPAARVARRKAALQWVAVHALGIAAALFFVLPFVFVVLTSLMSDQQTLTRDLIPSHWEWSNYRQVWNTPGFLGWWRNTLVYAGLGTVLTVVSSLPVAYALAKFRFRGRNLSMMLVISMMMLPPQVIIIPMYLFWAKQLDLSGTLWPLIIPMAFGDAFSIFLLRQFLLTIPNEYLDAAKVDGCSELRTLLKVIVPMAKPGIAAVALFQFFYAWNDYFGPQIYTSENPGAWTLSYGLDSFKGAHHTDWNLTMAMTVLVMAPVILVFFFAQKAFVEGVTLTGVKG; encoded by the coding sequence ATGGCACAACAGGTAATCGACACCCCGCGTGTCACCGAGCAGACGGACACCCCTGCCGCCCGTGTGGCCCGCAGGAAGGCCGCACTGCAGTGGGTCGCCGTGCATGCCCTCGGCATCGCGGCTGCGCTCTTCTTCGTGCTGCCCTTCGTGTTCGTGGTGCTGACGTCGCTGATGAGCGACCAGCAGACCCTCACCCGCGACCTGATCCCCAGCCACTGGGAGTGGTCCAACTACCGCCAGGTGTGGAACACCCCGGGCTTCCTCGGCTGGTGGCGCAACACCCTCGTCTACGCGGGCCTCGGCACAGTACTTACTGTCGTGTCGTCGCTCCCCGTGGCGTACGCGCTCGCCAAGTTCCGCTTCCGCGGCCGCAATCTGTCGATGATGCTCGTCATCTCGATGATGATGCTGCCGCCGCAGGTCATCATCATCCCGATGTACCTGTTCTGGGCGAAGCAGCTAGATCTGAGCGGGACGCTCTGGCCGCTGATCATCCCGATGGCCTTCGGCGACGCCTTCTCCATCTTCCTGCTGCGGCAGTTCCTGCTGACGATCCCGAACGAGTACCTGGACGCGGCCAAGGTGGACGGGTGCAGCGAGCTCCGTACGCTGCTCAAGGTCATCGTGCCGATGGCCAAGCCGGGCATCGCCGCCGTCGCGCTCTTCCAGTTCTTCTACGCCTGGAACGACTACTTCGGCCCGCAGATCTACACCTCGGAGAACCCGGGGGCCTGGACGCTCAGTTACGGCCTCGACTCCTTCAAGGGCGCACACCACACCGACTGGAATCTGACCATGGCCATGACCGTACTGGTCATGGCCCCCGTGATCCTCGTCTTCTTCTTCGCACAGAAGGCTTTCGTCGAGGGCGTCACACTGACCGGAGTAAAGGGCTGA
- a CDS encoding ABC transporter substrate-binding protein: MPRNRRLAAAGVTAAAISLLASACTGQSKSGATDDASKDTTITFWHGWNSPNEVKAIQDDVKAFEKAHPNIHVKVVGDINDDKINQAVRAGGSKAPDVVSSFTTNNVGQFCSSKSFVDLDPFLKKDKIDPAATFPKTMNEYTQYKGNRCTLPLLGDAYGLYYNKTAFAKAGIKAPPKTWSEFLTDAKLLTKTKGDSYEQLGFMPTYHGYESTTEHYFGQWSPTYFDANGKSNIAKDPAFAKAFTEQKKLVDGLGGFTKLEKFRSSFGDEWGAKHPFHTGQVAMQLDGEWRLGMTQDAKVKFEVGVAPLPVPDDEAASYGKGYVTGTIVGIPATSTKQNAAWELVKYLTTDTEAVVNFANAIHNVPSTLAALKSPDLKYDPRFKTFLDIAENPASTTTPASPNGGAYLVSIQNLGFDFEKGKRTDLQAGLTKTATEIDKAIEQAK, from the coding sequence ATGCCCAGAAACCGCCGCCTGGCCGCCGCCGGAGTCACGGCCGCCGCCATATCCCTGCTCGCCTCCGCGTGTACGGGGCAGAGCAAGTCCGGTGCCACCGACGACGCGTCGAAGGACACCACCATCACCTTCTGGCACGGGTGGAACTCCCCCAACGAGGTCAAGGCGATCCAGGACGATGTGAAGGCCTTCGAGAAGGCGCACCCCAACATCCACGTCAAGGTCGTCGGCGACATCAACGACGACAAGATCAACCAGGCGGTGCGCGCGGGCGGTTCGAAGGCCCCCGACGTGGTGTCTTCCTTCACCACGAACAACGTCGGCCAGTTCTGCTCCTCCAAGTCCTTCGTCGATCTGGACCCCTTCCTGAAGAAGGACAAGATCGACCCGGCGGCCACCTTCCCCAAGACGATGAACGAGTACACGCAGTACAAGGGCAACCGCTGCACGCTGCCGCTGCTCGGTGACGCGTACGGCCTCTACTACAACAAGACGGCCTTCGCGAAGGCCGGCATCAAGGCCCCGCCGAAGACCTGGTCGGAGTTCCTCACCGACGCCAAGCTGCTGACGAAGACCAAGGGCGACAGCTACGAGCAGCTCGGCTTCATGCCGACCTACCACGGCTACGAGTCCACGACCGAGCACTACTTCGGCCAGTGGTCCCCGACGTACTTCGACGCGAACGGCAAGTCCAACATCGCCAAGGACCCGGCCTTCGCCAAGGCCTTCACCGAGCAGAAGAAGCTCGTGGACGGGCTCGGCGGCTTCACCAAACTGGAGAAGTTCCGGTCGAGCTTCGGCGACGAGTGGGGCGCCAAGCACCCCTTCCACACCGGCCAGGTCGCCATGCAGCTCGACGGCGAGTGGCGGCTCGGCATGACGCAGGACGCCAAGGTGAAGTTCGAGGTCGGTGTGGCACCGCTGCCCGTCCCCGACGACGAGGCCGCTTCGTACGGCAAGGGCTACGTCACCGGCACCATCGTGGGCATCCCCGCCACCTCGACCAAGCAGAACGCCGCCTGGGAGCTGGTCAAGTACCTGACCACCGACACCGAAGCGGTCGTCAACTTCGCCAACGCGATCCACAACGTGCCGTCCACCCTCGCGGCCCTCAAGTCCCCGGACCTGAAGTACGACCCGCGCTTCAAGACCTTCCTGGACATCGCGGAGAACCCCGCGAGCACCACCACGCCCGCATCGCCCAACGGCGGCGCGTACCTCGTCTCGATCCAGAACCTCGGCTTCGACTTCGAGAAGGGCAAGCGGACGGATCTGCAGGCCGGTCTGACGAAGACCGCGACGGAGATCGACAAGGCCATCGAGCAGGCGAAGTAG
- a CDS encoding mechanosensitive ion channel family protein, with amino-acid sequence MSEPQTAATLDQAQQSANNAAGWVEQNWSTWLSVGLRIILILVIAMVLRTVIRRSLTKLIDRMNRSATAVEGTALGGLLVNAERRRQRSEAIGSVLRSVATFVIMGTAALMILSTLQINLAPLLASAGVAGVAIGFGARNLVTDFLSGVFMIMEDQYGVGDSIDAGVASGEVIEVGLRVTKLRGDNGEIWYVRNGEIKRIGNLSQGWATAAVDVMVKPTEDLDRLREVIGEVAEELAKSEPWNERLWGPVEVLGLDSVLLDSMIIRVSAKTMPGKALGVERELRWRLKRALDEAGIRIVGGPAAVDTEEPPADSSAAMAAPSALANPTSPQSLAAAPITPPNITK; translated from the coding sequence GTGAGTGAGCCCCAGACGGCCGCCACCCTCGATCAGGCCCAGCAGTCGGCGAACAACGCCGCAGGCTGGGTCGAGCAGAACTGGTCCACCTGGCTCTCGGTCGGTCTGCGCATCATCCTGATCCTGGTCATCGCCATGGTCCTGCGCACGGTCATCCGCCGCTCCCTGACCAAGCTCATAGACCGGATGAACCGCAGCGCGACGGCGGTGGAGGGCACGGCTCTCGGCGGTCTGCTGGTCAACGCGGAGCGCCGCCGCCAGCGCTCGGAGGCGATCGGTTCGGTCCTCCGCTCGGTCGCGACCTTTGTGATCATGGGCACAGCCGCCCTGATGATCCTCTCCACCCTGCAGATCAATCTGGCCCCGCTGCTCGCCTCGGCGGGTGTCGCGGGTGTCGCGATCGGCTTCGGCGCCCGCAACCTGGTCACCGACTTCCTCTCCGGCGTCTTCATGATCATGGAGGACCAGTACGGGGTCGGGGACTCGATCGACGCCGGGGTCGCCTCCGGCGAGGTGATCGAGGTGGGCCTGCGCGTGACGAAGCTGCGCGGGGACAACGGCGAGATCTGGTACGTACGGAACGGCGAGATCAAGCGCATCGGCAACCTCAGCCAGGGCTGGGCCACGGCCGCGGTCGACGTCATGGTCAAGCCGACGGAGGACCTGGACCGGTTGCGCGAGGTCATCGGCGAGGTGGCCGAGGAGCTCGCGAAGTCGGAGCCCTGGAACGAGCGCCTCTGGGGCCCGGTGGAGGTCCTGGGCCTCGACTCGGTCCTCCTGGACTCCATGATCATCAGGGTCTCGGCCAAGACGATGCCCGGCAAGGCGCTGGGCGTGGAGCGCGAGCTGCGCTGGCGCCTGAAGCGCGCGCTGGACGAGGCGGGCATCCGTATCGTCGGCGGCCCGGCCGCGGTGGACACGGAGGAGCCCCCGGCGGACTCGTCGGCCGCGATGGCGGCCCCCTCGGCGCTCGCCAACCCGACGTCCCCGCAGTCGCTCGCGGCGGCTCCGATCACCCCGCCGAACATCACCAAGTAG
- a CDS encoding DinB family protein: MIDEFAKDNLHTRLRRDRQALLWKLDGLSEYDARRPLTATGTNLLGLVKHMASVEARYFGEVFDRPSPEPLCRWQDSDGSDLWAAEDETREQIVGFYRRTWEHADATIDALPLDAPGHVPWWPEPSPNTNLFAVLVHVLAETNRHAGHADILREGLDGRTGMRPEHEQPIDEEARAAYRAKIEQAAKSAAPTRA, translated from the coding sequence ATGATCGATGAATTCGCGAAGGACAACCTGCACACGAGACTGCGGCGGGACCGCCAGGCGCTCCTCTGGAAACTCGACGGCTTGTCCGAGTACGACGCCCGCCGACCTTTGACAGCGACCGGGACCAACCTCCTCGGCCTGGTCAAGCACATGGCCAGCGTCGAGGCCAGGTACTTCGGTGAGGTCTTCGACCGCCCGTCCCCGGAACCGCTGTGCCGGTGGCAGGACTCCGACGGAAGCGATCTGTGGGCGGCCGAGGACGAGACCCGCGAGCAGATCGTCGGGTTCTACCGGCGCACGTGGGAACACGCGGACGCGACGATCGACGCACTTCCCCTCGACGCCCCCGGCCACGTGCCGTGGTGGCCGGAGCCTTCCCCCAACACGAATCTGTTCGCCGTCCTGGTCCATGTCCTCGCCGAGACCAACCGGCATGCCGGGCACGCCGACATCCTCCGCGAGGGCCTCGACGGCCGCACCGGGATGCGCCCCGAACACGAGCAGCCGATCGACGAGGAAGCCCGCGCGGCCTACCGCGCGAAGATCGAGCAGGCCGCCAAGTCGGCCGCACCCACCAGGGCTTAG
- the yczR gene encoding MocR-like transcription factor YczR encodes MERSIGSRQLAAMLPDPAGARPAYRHLAQAISALILDGRIALHVRLPAERELAVAVGASRTTITAVYDLLRDGGYAQSRQGAGTWTALPEGRTHRGIARLLGSVDTAIDLARAAPGLPEEALADALAQVGPQLAEQVQTPGYHPYGLPELRAVVAERFTRRGLATLPEQVLVTSGAQHALSLVLGVLGRPGDRVMVENPSYANALDAMRRARLRTVSVPVTDHGWDVEIVESTLRQVVPQLGYLIPDFHNPTGCLMPDEERARILRAAQRSGTWLVVDETLAELALDVPAPLPFASHGPSAQVITIGSMSKTHWGGLRIGWLRAPAKLVTELAGQRVATDMGGSVIDQLLALALLERADDLLPARLEQARVQRAALADALASHIPQWTWHTPPGGLSLWVDLGEPVGSAFAETALEHGVRIEGGAYFSTDPGLFEQRLRIPYTVSPDTLREAVQRMAAALAHGVSPGSVDRRPHWVA; translated from the coding sequence ATGGAACGGTCGATTGGCAGCCGTCAGCTCGCCGCGATGCTCCCCGACCCCGCCGGCGCCCGGCCTGCCTACCGCCACCTCGCCCAGGCCATCAGCGCGCTCATCCTCGACGGGCGCATCGCGCTGCACGTCCGGCTTCCCGCCGAGCGTGAGCTCGCTGTTGCTGTGGGGGCGAGTCGGACCACGATTACTGCCGTGTACGACCTGCTGCGGGACGGCGGGTATGCGCAGAGTCGGCAGGGGGCCGGGACCTGGACCGCCCTTCCCGAGGGGCGCACCCATCGCGGGATCGCCCGGCTGCTCGGATCCGTCGACACCGCCATCGACCTCGCCCGCGCCGCTCCCGGTCTTCCCGAAGAGGCTCTCGCCGACGCCCTCGCCCAGGTCGGGCCGCAGCTTGCCGAGCAGGTGCAGACACCTGGGTACCACCCTTATGGGCTCCCGGAGTTGAGGGCCGTCGTCGCCGAGCGGTTCACCCGGCGCGGGCTTGCCACCCTTCCCGAGCAGGTTCTCGTCACCTCCGGCGCTCAGCACGCTCTTTCGCTTGTCCTTGGGGTGCTCGGGCGGCCCGGCGACCGCGTCATGGTCGAGAACCCGTCGTACGCCAATGCCCTGGACGCCATGCGTCGCGCCCGGCTGCGTACCGTCTCCGTCCCCGTCACCGACCACGGCTGGGACGTCGAGATCGTCGAGTCGACCCTGCGGCAGGTGGTGCCACAACTCGGGTATCTCATTCCGGACTTCCACAATCCGACCGGGTGTCTGATGCCGGACGAGGAGCGTGCTCGCATCCTGCGTGCCGCTCAGCGCTCCGGTACCTGGCTCGTTGTCGACGAGACTCTCGCCGAGCTCGCGCTTGATGTCCCCGCGCCGCTGCCCTTCGCCTCGCACGGTCCGTCTGCGCAGGTCATCACCATCGGCTCCATGAGCAAGACCCACTGGGGCGGCCTCCGCATCGGCTGGCTCCGTGCCCCCGCCAAGCTCGTCACCGAGCTCGCCGGGCAGCGCGTCGCCACCGACATGGGTGGATCCGTCATCGATCAGCTTCTGGCACTGGCGTTGTTGGAACGCGCCGACGATCTGTTGCCCGCCCGCCTCGAACAGGCCCGGGTGCAGCGCGCCGCGCTCGCCGACGCCCTCGCCTCGCACATCCCGCAGTGGACCTGGCACACGCCGCCTGGTGGGCTCTCGCTGTGGGTCGATCTGGGCGAGCCCGTGGGGTCGGCTTTTGCGGAGACGGCCCTGGAGCACGGCGTACGGATCGAAGGCGGCGCTTACTTCTCCACCGACCCCGGCCTCTTCGAGCAGCGGCTCCGCATCCCGTACACCGTGTCCCCCGACACCCTGCGCGAGGCCGTGCAGCGCATGGCCGCCGCCCTTGCGCACGGGGTGTCGCCCGGGTCCGTGGACCGGCGGCCGCACTGGGTGGCTTAG
- a CDS encoding 6-phospho-beta-glucosidase gives MKLAVVGGGSTYTPELIDGFARLRDTLPISELVLVDPAADRLELVGGLARRIFAKQGHPGTITTTSDLDAGVADADAVLLQLRVGGQAARLQDETWPLECGCIGQETTGAGGLAKALRTVPVVLDIAERVRRTNPNAWIIDFTNPVGIVTRALLQAGHKAVGLCNVAIGFQRKFAAQLDVAPSDVFLNHVGLNHLTWELGARLGGPEGEDVLPKLLAEHGDAISDDLHLPRSVVDRLGVVPSYYLRYFYAHDEVVRELATKPSRAAEVAEMERQLLKMYGDPALDEKPELLAKRGGAFYSEAAVDLASSLLGAGGSRYQVVNTYNNGTLPFLPDDAVIEVQATVDGTGATPLSVPALDPLYSGLIANVTAYEDLALEAALRGGRDRVFKALLAHPLIGQYALADDLTDRLVAHNREHLAWA, from the coding sequence ATGAAGCTCGCAGTAGTGGGGGGCGGGTCCACCTATACCCCCGAACTCATCGACGGCTTCGCCCGGTTGCGGGACACGCTGCCGATCAGTGAGCTGGTCCTCGTCGACCCGGCCGCCGACCGCCTGGAGCTCGTCGGCGGCCTCGCCCGCCGCATCTTCGCCAAGCAGGGCCACCCGGGCACCATCACGACCACCTCCGACCTGGATGCGGGCGTCGCCGACGCGGACGCGGTGCTGCTGCAGCTCCGCGTCGGCGGTCAGGCGGCACGCCTCCAGGACGAGACGTGGCCGCTGGAGTGCGGCTGCATCGGCCAGGAGACGACGGGAGCGGGCGGCCTCGCGAAGGCCCTCCGTACGGTCCCGGTCGTGCTCGACATCGCCGAGCGGGTCCGCCGTACGAACCCCAACGCCTGGATCATCGACTTCACCAACCCGGTGGGGATCGTGACGCGAGCGCTGCTGCAGGCCGGCCACAAGGCGGTCGGGCTGTGCAACGTCGCGATCGGCTTCCAGCGGAAGTTCGCGGCGCAGCTCGATGTCGCGCCGTCCGACGTCTTCCTCAACCACGTGGGCCTCAACCACCTCACGTGGGAGCTGGGCGCAAGGCTCGGCGGCCCCGAGGGCGAGGACGTGCTGCCGAAGCTGCTGGCCGAGCACGGTGACGCGATCTCCGACGACCTGCATCTGCCGCGGTCGGTCGTGGACCGCCTCGGCGTCGTCCCCTCGTACTACCTGCGCTACTTCTACGCGCACGACGAGGTCGTACGGGAGCTGGCGACGAAGCCGTCGCGTGCCGCCGAAGTGGCGGAGATGGAACGGCAGTTGCTGAAGATGTACGGCGACCCGGCCCTCGACGAGAAGCCGGAGCTGCTGGCCAAGCGGGGCGGCGCCTTCTACTCGGAGGCGGCGGTCGACCTGGCGTCGTCGCTGCTGGGAGCGGGCGGTTCGCGCTACCAGGTGGTCAACACGTACAACAACGGGACGCTGCCGTTCCTGCCGGACGACGCGGTGATCGAGGTCCAGGCGACGGTCGACGGGACGGGTGCGACTCCGCTCTCGGTCCCGGCGCTCGACCCTCTCTACTCGGGCCTCATCGCGAACGTCACCGCCTACGAGGACCTGGCGCTGGAGGCCGCACTGCGCGGCGGCCGCGACCGCGTCTTCAAGGCGCTGCTCGCGCACCCGCTGATCGGCCAGTACGCGCTGGCGGACGACCTCACCGACCGCCTGGTCGCGCACAACCGGGAGCACCTCGCGTGGGCGTGA
- the yczE gene encoding membrane protein YczE codes for MNGTLPPLTYVTLTAHPLRRLPQLFAGLALYGFSLALMIRSELGLSPWTVLNEGLMHHTSLSFGTITALVGVAVLLLWIPLKQRPKFGTVANIVVLAITSDLGLSLIPNDQPLPTRWALLTTGILLNGLSIAIYVGARFGPGPRDGLMTGASAASGRSIRLIRTLIELTVLAAGWLLGGSVGAGTVLYALAIGPITQLFLPRFAYRRTREDHR; via the coding sequence ATGAACGGCACGCTCCCCCCACTGACGTACGTCACCCTCACCGCACACCCCCTGAGACGCCTGCCCCAGCTCTTCGCGGGCCTGGCGCTGTACGGATTCAGCCTGGCGCTGATGATCAGGTCCGAGCTGGGCCTGAGCCCCTGGACGGTCCTGAACGAGGGCCTGATGCACCACACGTCCCTGAGCTTCGGCACGATCACGGCGCTGGTGGGCGTGGCCGTCCTCCTGCTCTGGATCCCCCTGAAACAGCGCCCGAAGTTCGGCACGGTGGCGAACATCGTGGTCCTGGCGATCACCTCGGACCTGGGCCTGTCCCTGATCCCGAACGACCAGCCCCTACCGACCCGTTGGGCCCTCCTCACGACCGGCATCCTCCTGAACGGCCTGTCGATCGCCATCTACGTAGGAGCCCGCTTCGGCCCGGGCCCGAGGGACGGCCTGATGACGGGCGCCTCCGCCGCATCGGGCCGCTCCATCCGCCTGATCCGCACCCTGATCGAGCTCACGGTGCTGGCGGCAGGCTGGCTGCTGGGCGGAAGCGTGGGAGCGGGCACGGTGCTCTACGCGCTCGCGATAGGCCCGATCACCCAACTCTTCCTGCCGCGGTTCGCGTACAGGCGCACCCGAGAGGATCACAGGTAG
- a CDS encoding carbohydrate ABC transporter permease — translation MSATYTLRSKRRRAALRALAFMSPWLIGFGVFFAYPLISTVYFSFTHYNGIDPPTFTGFKNWSYVFNDYPLFWPALRNTLWLVLVMVTCRVAFGLGIGLLITKIKTGTGLFRTFFYLPYLAPPVAATMAFAFLLNPGTGPVNSILEKIGISGPGWFTDPSWSKPALTLLAVWGIGDLMVIFMAALLDVPREQYEAAELDGASSLQRFRFVTLPNISPIVMFAVVTGIIQTMQYYTQPLVAGKVASGVIGGSGQQFEPGFPDKSTLTLPQLVYTLGFQTFNYGASCVVALVLFVLAMAFTALLMRRRGGLIQAGE, via the coding sequence ATGAGCGCCACTTACACGCTCCGTTCGAAGCGCCGCCGCGCGGCGCTTCGAGCGCTGGCCTTCATGTCGCCCTGGCTGATCGGCTTCGGCGTCTTCTTCGCCTACCCGCTGATCTCCACGGTCTACTTCTCCTTCACGCACTACAACGGCATCGACCCCCCGACCTTCACCGGCTTCAAGAACTGGTCGTACGTCTTCAACGACTACCCGCTCTTCTGGCCCGCCCTGCGCAACACCCTGTGGCTGGTCCTGGTGATGGTGACCTGCCGGGTCGCCTTCGGGCTCGGCATCGGACTGCTGATCACGAAGATCAAGACGGGTACGGGCCTCTTCCGCACCTTCTTCTACCTGCCCTACCTCGCACCGCCGGTCGCAGCGACGATGGCCTTCGCCTTCCTCCTCAACCCCGGTACGGGACCGGTCAATTCGATCCTCGAAAAGATCGGGATCTCGGGTCCCGGCTGGTTCACCGACCCCTCCTGGTCGAAGCCGGCCCTGACGCTGCTCGCGGTGTGGGGCATCGGCGACCTGATGGTGATCTTCATGGCGGCGCTCCTCGACGTACCGCGCGAGCAGTACGAGGCCGCCGAGCTCGACGGCGCCTCGTCGCTGCAGCGGTTCCGCTTCGTCACGCTGCCGAACATCTCGCCGATCGTGATGTTCGCGGTGGTCACCGGGATCATCCAGACGATGCAGTACTACACCCAGCCACTGGTGGCGGGGAAAGTGGCGTCCGGGGTCATCGGCGGCTCCGGTCAGCAGTTCGAGCCCGGCTTCCCGGACAAGTCGACGCTGACGCTTCCGCAGCTCGTCTACACCCTGGGCTTCCAGACCTTCAACTACGGCGCATCCTGTGTGGTCGCCCTCGTGCTGTTCGTCCTCGCCATGGCCTTCACCGCACTGCTGATGCGGCGTCGCGGCGGACTGATCCAGGCTGGTGAGTGA
- a CDS encoding N-acetylglucosamine kinase: protein MGVTASVLAIDAGNSKTDVALIAADGSVLGTGRGGGFQPASVGVEAAVDVLAEAVAKAVGAVSLPYAAHVSACLANADLPVEERQLAAALESRGWGSTVEVRNDTFAILRAGVEEPRGVAVVCGAGINCVGMTPDGRTARFPAIGRISGDWGGGGGLAEEALWCAARAEDGRGEQTALVRSLPGHFGLPTMYALIEALHLGHIAPERQHELTPVLFATAAEGDAIARSLVDRLADEVVALATVALTRLDLLTEEAPVLLGGSVLAARHPQLDDRIAELMSARAPKAEIRVVTEAPVLGAAQLGLDHVGASAEAHARLREAYA from the coding sequence GTGGGCGTGACAGCAAGTGTGCTGGCGATCGATGCCGGCAACAGCAAGACGGACGTGGCGCTGATCGCCGCGGACGGATCCGTCCTGGGGACGGGGCGCGGGGGCGGCTTCCAGCCTGCTTCCGTGGGCGTCGAGGCGGCGGTGGACGTGCTGGCGGAGGCGGTCGCGAAGGCGGTCGGCGCTGTGTCGCTCCCGTACGCCGCCCATGTCTCGGCCTGTCTCGCCAATGCCGATCTCCCGGTCGAGGAACGGCAGTTGGCGGCAGCGCTCGAGTCGCGCGGCTGGGGTTCGACGGTGGAGGTCCGCAACGACACCTTCGCGATCCTGCGCGCGGGCGTCGAGGAGCCGCGGGGCGTCGCGGTGGTCTGCGGCGCGGGCATCAACTGCGTCGGCATGACCCCGGACGGCCGCACGGCCCGCTTCCCCGCGATCGGCCGGATCTCGGGCGACTGGGGCGGTGGCGGAGGCCTGGCGGAGGAGGCGCTGTGGTGCGCGGCGCGGGCGGAGGACGGGCGGGGCGAGCAGACGGCTCTCGTACGTTCCCTACCCGGCCACTTCGGGCTGCCGACGATGTACGCACTGATCGAGGCCCTGCACCTGGGCCACATCGCGCCCGAACGCCAGCACGAGCTGACACCGGTGCTGTTCGCGACGGCGGCGGAGGGCGACGCGATAGCGCGCTCCCTGGTGGACCGCCTGGCGGACGAGGTGGTGGCGCTGGCAACGGTCGCGCTGACCCGCCTGGACCTCCTCACGGAGGAGGCGCCGGTGCTGCTCGGCGGGAGCGTACTGGCTGCGCGTCACCCGCAACTCGACGACCGGATAGCGGAGTTGATGTCGGCCAGGGCTCCGAAGGCGGAGATCCGGGTGGTGACGGAGGCTCCGGTGCTCGGGGCGGCCCAGCTGGGGCTCGACCACGTGGGGGCTTCGGCGGAGGCGCATGCGCGGCTTCGGGAGGCGTACGCGTAA